One genomic segment of Gossypium arboreum isolate Shixiya-1 chromosome 3, ASM2569848v2, whole genome shotgun sequence includes these proteins:
- the LOC108483767 gene encoding uncharacterized protein LOC108483767 codes for MGQAFRRATGRLRSVDQTQPTKPRRPLGPTDEQKISRVSQHENLDHASVARSNPENVLEERDPKYDAMLSQMVGRISAKPGGKLEMGEASVAENPSRPLPKLRNTTVESGRYEERPAPLGTLNVKQLRHIMLLHQGKADDHEGPMDVNQIAEKFRLDVAQVQTILQFISIPPEDNIKPEKHY; via the exons ATGGGTCAGGCATTTCGTCGAGCGACTGGTAGGCTTCGATCGGTGGACCAAACTCAACCCACAAAACCAAGAAGACCTTTGGGTCCCACCGATGAACAGAAGATATCCAGAGTTTCACAGCATGAAAATCTTGATCATG CAAGTGTTGCAAGAAGTAATCCTGAGAATGTATTGGAAGAAAGAGATCCCAAGTATGACGCAATGCTAAGTCAAATGGTGGGTAGGATTTCAGCTAAGCCTGGTGGCAAACTTGAGATGGGTGAG GCATCTGTGGCTGAAAATCCTAGCAGGCCTTTGCCAAAATTGCGGAACACAACGGTTGAGTCAGGACGATATGAAGAAAGGCCCGCACCTCTGGGAACCTTGAATGTGAAACAGCTACGCCACATCATGCTTTTACATCAGGGCAAGGCCGATGATCATGAAGGTCCTATGGATGTTAACCAGATTGCGGAGAAGTTCAGACTGGATGTTGCTCAGGTCCAAACTATCCTGCAATTTATATCCATTCCCCCAGAGGACAACATTAAACCGGAAAAACACTATTAG